The genomic interval ACAATTTTCCCACACGCTACCTCGTGAACGATGCCTGTATAATCGCGAAGAAACCCCTCGTCTCCGGAGCGATCCTGAGATTCGAGGGGCAGGTGACGACGATTATCCCCGGGGAGGGACACTGTTACCGGTGTCTCTTTGAGGAGATGCCTCCCCCCGGTCTCGTGCCTTCCTGTCAGGAGGCCGGCGTCATCGGTGCCATCCCGGGCGTTGTCGGTTCCCTTCAGGCGATCGAAGTCTTCAAGCTGATACTCGGGAAGGGCGAGACCCTGAAGAACGCCCTTCTCATATACGATGCACTGAAGACAACGTTCAGACGTGTCAGGGTGCCGAGAAACCCCGAATGTCCTGTCTGCGGAGATACCCCTACCATCACGGAACTGCAAGACTACGATGCAGGGTATTGCAGGCTATAGAATCCCCGCAGCGGGATCGAGGGATAGGACGGTTTCCCGATGACGGTCGCTGCTGTCCCCGCCAATTCTGTCTCATGCTCAAGATAACGATCCCTGAAAAGATTTATGACGAACTGGTCGCTCATTGCAGGCAGGGATATCCGAACGAGGCCTGCGGAATCCTTGCGGGCAGGGAATCTGTAATCAGCCGGATTTATAGAACGACGAATACGGAGAAATCTCCGGTGAGTTACCTCATGGACCCTTCGGAACAGTTCAGGGTCATGAAGGACATGCGGGAGAACGACCTCGCCATGGTCGCGATCTTCCACTCCCATCCATCGTCTCCTGCGGAACCCTCTGGCAGAGATGTTGCCCTCGCTTTCTATGATGACA from Thermodesulfovibrionales bacterium carries:
- the moeB gene encoding molybdopterin-synthase adenylyltransferase MoeB; protein product: MEFSEEQLQRYSRHIILPEVGGKGQKKLLDARVFLVGAGGLGCPVGYYLAAAGVGTIGIVDNDTVELSNLQRQIAHSTKTVGMPKTESAKATFEALNPDVTVIGMKERITKDNILDLIRDYDIVVDGSDNFPTRYLVNDACIIAKKPLVSGAILRFEGQVTTIIPGEGHCYRCLFEEMPPPGLVPSCQEAGVIGAIPGVVGSLQAIEVFKLILGKGETLKNALLIYDALKTTFRRVRVPRNPECPVCGDTPTITELQDYDAGYCRL
- a CDS encoding M67 family metallopeptidase, which gives rise to MLKITIPEKIYDELVAHCRQGYPNEACGILAGRESVISRIYRTTNTEKSPVSYLMDPSEQFRVMKDMRENDLAMVAIFHSHPSSPAEPSGRDVALAFYDDTIYLIVSLMEQEPVVRAFSIREGKIAEVALSVKGEE